In the genome of Aspergillus flavus chromosome 8, complete sequence, one region contains:
- a CDS encoding alpha-1,2-mannosidase family protein (unnamed protein product), translating to MVLLGAFLVLALLQPMALSADLTSHVNLFLGTENGGNNFPGAARPFGMVKLGPDLFISGTDAYSGYLPNGNFSGFSMMHEQGTGGAPKYGTVSQLPLIGNISNPLSNKTVARTGTDQASVGYYKAQTSEGTIVELSASAHAGMYQYTFPKGSTGNVLVDVSHVLPSFRGQGLGQGYKGGNITIFPDGHYEGQGVYDNGWNRSPDWSIYFCGFFYLDPNGKQRLIFLVGGYFDAAPVRNSTYTGSDAEGSVEQISGFASSSSSTTRIGGLFTFQQTVVTSRVGISWLSTEKACQNVDEEIPEGTELTSVVHDAQTEWSSKVLSKVTTTSTNETSLTLLYTSLYFMHLIPTNQTGENPGWASSEPYYQDIFTFWDLFRCSTALMQVLQPAAYEEQIRSLIDIWRFEGYLPDARSSNYNGRTQGGSNADNILADAYVKGVRGAVNWEDGYRAMVKDAEVAPPNDPVDPMAPDSSTKEGRGALPDWLSLGFITPKYSRAVTRAVEYSCNDFGLYQVASGLGKDEDADKYLNRSRNWRNHWNSNQTSLGFAGFVVPRDTTGFIETDPLKDSGYWGDPYYEASSWAYSWASVHDMEGMIEMMGGAQTVLKRLDTMFTEGASGSSGIIFDPTNEPMFNIPYLYHYINRQDLSVSRSRNIAKTYYHTGAKGLPGNSDAGAMQTWLLWNMIGLYPITGQTTFLVHSPWFESMAIELGDGKKLSITATGGDGNGDSQIYVQKLRLNGKDWKKNWLTWDDLFAQGGTLEFELGEAASDWFTGELPPSPAS from the exons ATGGTGTTGTTGGGCGCCTTCTTGGTGTTGGCACTATTACAGCCAATGGCCCTGTCTGCTGATTTAACATCACATGTAAATCTCTT CTTGGGCACAGAAAATGGAGGGAATAACTTTCCTGGTGCCGCACGACCGTTCGGCATGGTTAAGCTGGGCCCTGACCTGTTCATCTCAGGAACAGATGCCTATTCGGGTTATCTTCCCAATGGTAACTTCTCCGGCTTCAGTATGATGCATGAACAAGGGACCGGAGGAGCGCCCAAATACGGGACAGTTTCCCAGCTGCCTTTGATCGGGAACATCAGTAATCCCCTATCGAACAAGACTGTCGCCCGGACAGGTACTGATCAGGCGTCTGTGGGCTACTACAAGGCGCAGACGTCGGAGGGAACTATTGTCGAGTTGAGCGCATCGGCTCATGCAGGGATGTATCAGTATACATTCCCCAAAGGGTCAACTGGGAATGTCCTGGTAGATGTTTCACACGTCCTTCCCTCATTTCGGGGCCAAGGACTTGGACAAGGGTACAAAGGTGGGAACATCACTATCTTTCCTGATGGACATTATGAAGGTCAGGGTGTGTACGATAACGGCTGGAATCGTTCACCAGATTGGTCGATCTATTTCTGTGGGTTTTTCTATCTCGATCCCAATGGTAAACAAAGACTGATATTCTTGGTAGGTGGCTATTTTGATGCTGCACCAGTTCGTAACAGCACATACACTGGAAGTGATGCGGAAGGAAGTGTCGAGCAGATCAGCGGATTTGcatcttcatcctcgagTACAACACGTATCGGAGGCTTGTTCACCTTCCAACAAACTGTAGTCACGTCGCGCGTCGGCATCTCGTGGCTGTCCACGGAGAAAGCATGCCAAAATGTCGATGAGGAAATCCCAGAAGGAACAGAACTCACATCTGTTGTTCACGACGCCCAGACTGAATGGAGCTCTAAGGTCTTGTCTAAGGTGACTACGACGAGCACGAATGAAACAAGTCTCACCTTGTTGTACACATCCCTCTACTTCATGCATCTGATCCCAACCAACCAGACCGGGGAGAACCCTGGCTGGGCATCTTCTGAGCCATATTATCAAGACATTTTCACGTTCTGG GATCTTTTCCGTTGCTCTACTGCTCTCATGCAAGTCCTGCAGCCCGCAGCATATGAAGAACAGATCCGTTCTTTAATCGACATCTGGCGGTTTGAAGGTTATCTCCCGGACGCTCGCTCGTCGAACTACAACGGGAGAACACAGGGTGGTTCCAATGCCGACAATATCCTTGCCGATGCTTATGTGAAAGGCGTCCGCGGAGCAGTTAACTGGGAAGACGGGTACAGGGCAATGGTTAAAGATGCCGAAGTAGCTCCGCCAAACGATCCGGTCGACCCTATGGCGCCAGACTCGTCAACCAAAGAGGGACGAGGTGCGCTACCGGACTGGCTTAGTCTCGGTTTTATCACGCCGAAATACAGCCGTGCCGTCACTCGGGCAGTTGAGTATTCTTGTAACGACTTTGGCCTGTATCAGGTAGCGTCCGGTCTTGGGAAGGATGAAGACGCAGACAAATATCTGAACCGATCAAGGAATTGGAGAAATCATTGGAATTCCAACCAGACTTCGCTGGGATTTGCCGGTTTTGTGGTTCCACGTGACACCACTGGCTTCATCGAAACGGATCCACTAAAGGACAGTGGCTATTGGGGGGATCCGTACTATGAGGCCAGCTCCTGGGCGTATTCTTGGGCAAGTGTTCACGACATGGAGGGGATGATCGAGATGATGGGTGGGGCCCAGACTGTCCTGAAGCGCTTGGACACCATGTTCACCGAGGGGGCCAGCGGCTCTAGTGGCATTATCTTCGATCCCACCAACGAACC GATGTTCAATATCCCGTATCTGTACCACTATATCAACCGACAGGATTTATCGGTTTCCCGATCGCGCAACATCGCAAAGACCTATTATCATACTGGAGCTAAGGGTCTCCCTGGTAACAGTGACGCCGGTGCCATGCAGACCTGGCTCTTGTGGAATATGATTGGTTTGTATCCCATCACAGGGCAAACGACCTTTTTGGTTCATTCTCCGTGGTTCGAATCCATGGCTATTGAACTTGGGGATGGAAAGAAACTAAGCATCACTGCGACCGGCGGCGACGGGAACGGCGACAGTCAAATTTATGTACAGAAGCTTCGGTTGAACGGAAAGGACTGGAAGAAGAACTGGCTCACATGGGACGACTTATTCGCCCAGGGAGGAACCCTAGAATTCGAACTTGGCGAGGCTGCGAGCGACTGGTTCACGGGCGAGTTGCCGCCCAGTCCTGCTTCCTGA
- a CDS encoding hydroxymethylglutaryl-CoA synthase gives MQLDEMPLTPKDIGIKAIEVYFPSRYVPQSELETFLGASAGKFTIGLGQQNMSFCDDREDIYSLALTTVSSLLRKYSIDPKTIGRLEVGTETLLDKSKSCKSVLMQLFGDNADIEGVDTCNACYGGTNALFNAVNWVESSAWDGRNAIVVAGDIALYDTPAARPTGGVGCVAMLIGPNAPLVLEPLRASYMKHVYDFYKADLKSEYPLVDGHFSNTCYLQALDNCYQRYRSKKLAKTSGELNGVSTSNKSSFLDTFDYMVFHAPNCKLVAKGYGRMLFNDFRLEPDRFDPVPSEIRDVEYTASLTDKNIEKLCMGLTKDKFSERVQPSLTAPAHCGNMYTASIYSGLVSLLSNVPSEKLQNKRVGMFSYGGGLASTMFSLQVKGDITEMAQKIRLRDRLDARTAVSPEFYDQMCQLREKAYQQKNYTPKGNVDTLAPGTYYLVHVDDIFRRKYELKPYA, from the exons ATGCAGTTAGACGAAATGCCTTTGACACCGAAGGACATTGgcatcaaggccatcgagGTCTACTTTCCCAGTCGG TATGTACCGCAATCAGAGCTCGAGACCTTTCTAGGGGCCAGTGCTGGAAAATTCACCATTGGTCTCGGGCAGCAGAATATGAGCTTCTGTGATGACCGGGAAG ACATCTACTCTTTAGCTCTCACCACCGTTTCCTCGTTGCTCCGAAAATACTCAATCGACCCAAAGACGATCGGTCGCCTCGAAGTCGGAACAGAAACCCTTTTGGATAAATCCAAGTCCTGCAAGTCCGTTCTCATGCAGCTGTTCGGTGACAATGCCGATATCGAAGGCGTCGATACATGCAACGCCTGCTATGGAGGAACGAACGCACTGTTCAACGCCGTGAACTGGGTCGAATCGTCCGCCTGGGATGGGCGTAACGCCATTGTTGTCGCGGGCGATATTGCCTTGTACGATACGCCGGCAGCGCGCCCGACAGGTGGCGTCGGCTGTGTAGCCATGCTCATCGGTCCGAACGCACCCCTGGTGCTGGAGCCACTCCGCGCGTCGTACATGAAGCATGTGTACGACTTTTACAAAGCCGATCTCAAATCCGAATACCCTCTAGTAGATGGGCACTTCTCAAACACTTGTTATCTTCAGGCGCTGGATAATTGCTATCAACGATATCGCAGCAAGAAGCTGGCCAAAACAAGTGGTGAGTTGAACGGGGTGTCGACCAGTAACAAGAGTAGCTTCTTAGATACTTTTGACTACATGGTATTCCATGCCCCCAACTGCAAGTTGGTAGCCAAGGGATATGGTCGCATGTTGTTTAACGACTTCCGACTGGAACCAGATCGTTTCGATCCTGTCCCGTCTGAGATTCGAGATGTCGAGTATACAGCATCTTTGACAGATAAGAACATTGAAAAGCTCTGTATGGGTCTGACCAAGGACAAGTTCTCAGAGCGTGTCCAACCGTCCCTTACAGCCCCGGCCCACTGTGGTAATATGTATACAGCTAGCATATATTCGGGGCTGGTGAGTCTATTGAGCAACGTCCCAAGTGAGAAACTGCAGAACAAGCGTGTCGGTATGTTCAGCTATGGCGGCGGTCTTGCCAGTACCATGTTCAGCTTGCAGGTCAAGGGCGACATTACGGAAATGGCGCAAAAGATCCGGCTACGTGATCGTTTGGATGCTCGCACAGCGGTGTCCCCTGAATTCTATGATCAG ATGTGTCAACTTCGCGAGAAGGCCTACCAACAGAAGAATTACACCCCTAAGGGGAATGTTGACACCCTCGCCCCTGGCACGTATTATCTGGTCCACGTCGATGATATATTTCGACGGAAGTATGAGCTGAAACCCTACGCGTAA
- a CDS encoding permease of the major facilitator superfamily (sugar transporter, putative) — translation MGIFKNHRVYILTAVAYSGSLLFGFDTGVMGSVLALDSFKNDFGLSGSDGFADAANAQVSSNVVSLLTAGCFFGAIGASFLNDFLGRRYSLMILTVVFLIGAAIQVGASHQIGMIYGGRVVAGLGIGGMSSITPVFVGESAPPEIRGRIAGMFQEFLVIGSTFAYWLDYGVSLHIAPSTKQWRTPVAIQIIPGGLMLIGLFFLKESPRWLTSKGRHEEALQSLAYIRNEPASSEVVQTEMAEIRASIEEEQAATEGLTYKEFLQPSNRNRFMFAAVLMLCQQFSGTNSIGYYAPQIFQTIGLSATSSSLFATGVYGTVKVVATAIFLFIGIDRWGRKKSLIGGSIWMASMMFIIGAVLATHPPDTSASGVSQASIAMVAMIYLYVIGYSASWGPTPWVYLSEIFPTRLRAYGVGLGASSQWLFNFCVTEFTPHAVHNLGWRTFLMFGIFCVAMGVFIVFFAKETKGRSLEEMDILFGAVDENERRAAVEHTLNKGVVSHIEQAEDNKV, via the exons ATGGGTATCTTCAAGAATCACCGTGTTTACATCCTCACAGCAGTGGCCTACTCAGGGTCCCTGCTTTTCG GGTTCGACACCGGAGTGATGGGTAGTGTGCTTGCCCTGGACAGCTTCAAGAATGATTTCGGTCTATCGGGATCCGATGGATTTGCAGACGCGGCAAATGCCCAGGTCTCTTCCAATGTGGTGTCTCTTCTCACTGCTGGCTGTTTCTTCGGTGCTATCGGCGCCTCCTTCCTCAATGACTTTCTCGGACGTCGCTACTCCCTTATGATCCTTACCGTCGTGTTCCTAATTGGAGCTGCTATTCAAGTTGGCGCAAGCCACCAGATTGGCATGATTTATGGTGGCCGAGTCGTGGCCGGATTGGGTATCGGCGGCATGTCCAGTATCACACCTGTGTTTGTGGGCGAGAGCGCTCCCCCGGAGATCAGAGGTCGTATTGCTGGAATGTTCCAGGAGTTTCTGGTCATCGGAAGCACCTTTGCCTACTGGTTGGACTATGGAGTGTCCCTGCATATTGCACCCAGCACGAAGCAATGGCGGACTCCAGTTGCGATCCAGATCATTCCCGGCGGGCTCATGCTGATTGGACTCTTTTTCCTCAAAGAGTCTCCTCGCTGGTTGACTAGCAAAGGTCGTCATGAAGAGGCGCTGCAGTCTCTGGCTTATATTAGAAATGAGCCCGCCAGTAGCGAGGTGGTGCAGACCGAGATGGCTGAGATCCGCGCCTCCattgaggaggagcaggCGGCGACCGAGGGTTTGACCTACAAAGAGTTCCTTCAGCCGAGCAACCGAAACCGCTTCATGTTTGCTGCCGTACTCATGCTTTGCCAGCAATTTTCGGGCACCAACTCCATTGGATACTATGCACCTCAGATCTTCCAGACCATCGGTCTTAGCGCGACCAGCTCGTCTCTTTTCGCCACGGGTGTTTACGGAACCGTGAAGGTCGTCGCGACGGCAATCTTCTTGTTCATCGGTATTGATCGCTGGGGACGGAAGAAGAGTCTGATTGGAGGCTCAATTTGGATGGCTTCCATGATGTTCATCATCGGTGCTGTCTTGGCCACTCATCCACCTGACACATCTGCGTCAGGGGTTTCCCAGGCTTCCATTGCCATGGTTGCCATGATCTATCTTTATGTCATTGGCTACAGCGCCTCATGGGGCCCAACTCCATGGGTCTATTTGAGTGAG ATTTTCCCAACACGCCTGCGTGCATACGGTGTCGGCCTTGGAGCAAGCAGCCAATGGCTGTTCAACTTCTGTGTTACCGAATTCACTCCCCACGCAGTGCACAACCTGGGTTGGCGGACGTTCCTCATGTTCGGAATCTTCTGCGTGGCCATGGGCGTgttcatcgtcttcttcgccaaggaaaccaagggcCGTTctctggaagagatggacaTTCTCTTTGGGGCTGTCGATGAGAATGAGCGCCGTGCTGCCGTGGAACATACCCTGAACAAGGGCGTGGTCTCTCACATCGAGCAGGCCGAGGATAACAAAgtctag